A region from the Halobacillus mangrovi genome encodes:
- a CDS encoding bifunctional homocysteine S-methyltransferase/methylenetetrahydrofolate reductase, whose protein sequence is MKLNEALQHQTLIGDGAMGTLLYSYGIDHCFEELNLSHPEEVLNVHKAYVQAGADVIQTNTYGANYVKLQRYGLEDQVKEINSAAVKLAKQAADPETYVVGTLGGIRGIQKQAVSLDEIKRSFREQLYCLLFEKVDGLLLETYYDLDELLTVIEIARKETYLPIIAQVSMHEPGVLQDGTSLTGALKQLEDKGASVVGVNCRLGPYHMIQALEEVPLPEKAVLSAYPNASLPGFQDGRLVYSTEPGYFQKSAQALYEQGARLIGGCCGTTPEHIEAIAAKVKGKKPIEKKDVPVKQPEAIEVAERENRPPHLHELASEGRSIIVELDPPKRLNTDKFFEGAKALQEAGVDSVTLADNSLASPRISNSAMASIIQSKYGINPLVHIACRDRNLVGLQSHLMGLHTLGITEVLAVTGDPTKIGDFPGATSVYDLSSFDLIHYIKQLNKGISFSGKSLGQSTSFSVAAAFNPNVRNLNRAVKRLERKLSYGADYFISQPVFNQQQIIETYEATKHISAPIYIGIMPLTSLRNAEFLHNEVPGMSLSPDILERMENVNNDREKAQAEGIAIAKSLIDTALDLFNGIYLITPFLRYEMTVELTHYIQEKTKERQERKVTDGIHII, encoded by the coding sequence GTGAAGCTAAATGAAGCATTACAGCACCAAACACTCATTGGAGACGGAGCAATGGGAACCCTTCTTTATTCGTACGGAATTGATCATTGTTTTGAAGAATTAAACCTGTCTCACCCAGAAGAAGTGTTAAATGTTCATAAGGCATATGTGCAGGCCGGAGCTGATGTGATTCAAACAAATACGTACGGAGCGAATTATGTGAAATTACAGCGTTATGGTTTGGAGGATCAAGTGAAGGAAATCAACTCTGCTGCTGTGAAACTAGCAAAACAAGCGGCAGACCCAGAGACCTATGTTGTCGGGACATTAGGAGGCATTCGAGGCATCCAAAAACAAGCCGTATCTCTTGATGAAATTAAGCGCAGCTTCCGTGAACAGCTGTACTGCTTGCTATTTGAAAAAGTCGACGGGTTACTGCTTGAAACTTATTATGATTTAGATGAACTTCTGACAGTAATCGAGATTGCTAGAAAAGAAACCTATCTTCCTATTATTGCTCAAGTTTCGATGCATGAACCGGGAGTACTCCAGGACGGCACTTCCCTAACAGGAGCGCTCAAGCAGCTTGAAGATAAGGGAGCATCGGTTGTTGGCGTGAATTGCCGGCTTGGACCTTACCACATGATTCAAGCTCTTGAAGAAGTGCCACTTCCCGAAAAGGCCGTACTGTCTGCTTATCCAAATGCAAGTCTTCCTGGTTTTCAGGATGGACGTCTCGTTTATTCTACAGAACCAGGGTACTTTCAAAAAAGTGCGCAGGCTTTATATGAACAAGGCGCCCGCTTAATCGGCGGGTGTTGTGGTACGACACCGGAACACATTGAAGCAATTGCTGCCAAGGTCAAAGGCAAAAAGCCGATTGAAAAGAAGGATGTGCCTGTAAAACAGCCGGAAGCGATTGAAGTGGCCGAAAGAGAAAACCGCCCTCCCCATTTGCACGAGCTTGCTTCCGAGGGACGTTCCATTATTGTTGAACTCGACCCACCAAAACGATTGAATACAGATAAATTTTTTGAAGGGGCAAAGGCTTTGCAGGAAGCAGGTGTCGACTCTGTTACACTGGCAGATAACTCGCTTGCTTCACCAAGGATCAGCAATTCGGCTATGGCATCAATCATTCAATCGAAATATGGAATCAATCCGTTAGTTCATATCGCTTGCCGGGACCGAAATCTCGTAGGCTTGCAATCTCACTTGATGGGACTCCATACACTCGGGATCACAGAAGTGCTTGCCGTCACAGGGGACCCGACTAAAATCGGGGATTTCCCAGGAGCCACTTCTGTCTATGATCTATCATCCTTTGATTTGATTCACTATATCAAGCAGTTGAATAAGGGGATTTCTTTCTCAGGAAAGTCATTAGGTCAATCGACTTCTTTCTCCGTAGCCGCTGCTTTCAATCCGAATGTAAGAAACTTGAACAGAGCAGTCAAGCGGCTTGAGAGAAAGCTGTCTTATGGAGCCGATTACTTTATCAGCCAGCCTGTCTTTAACCAGCAGCAGATTATCGAAACCTATGAAGCTACGAAACATATATCGGCCCCGATTTATATCGGAATTATGCCTTTAACGAGCTTGAGAAATGCTGAATTCCTCCATAATGAAGTACCAGGAATGTCCCTCTCCCCTGATATACTCGAACGGATGGAGAATGTGAATAATGATCGTGAAAAAGCACAAGCGGAAGGAATTGCGATTGCGAAGTCCCTGATTGATACTGCACTGGATTTATTTAATGGGATCTATTTGATCACCCCGTTTCTCCGCTATGAAATGACAGTGGAACTGACTCATTACATTCAGGAGAAAACGAAAGAGCGCCAAGAAAGGAAGGTTACTGATGGGATCCACATTATTTGA
- the metH gene encoding methionine synthase — translation MGSTLFEEQLAKKILVLDGAMGTMLQQADLSAEDFGGEAYDGCNEYLNLTYPSLLDSIHAAYLEAGADIIETNTFGATDLVLDEYDLGYLAEEINIKAAQIAKEVASRYSTPEQPRFVAGAMGPTTKTLSVTGGTTFEALKNSYEEQARGLIKGGVDLLLLETSQDMLNVKAAFLGITAAKESLNANPPLIISGTIEPMGTTLAGQNIEAFYLSLEHMKPAVVGLNCATGPEFMRDHLRSLSDLATTNVSCYPNAGLPDEEGNYHETPESLATKVAGFAEKGWLNVVGGCCGTTPEHIRAIADAVRPLTPRTAPASHPHAVAGIEPFIYDDKDSRPILVGERTNVIGSRKFKRLIAEEKFEEASEVARAQVKKGAHVIDICLADPDRDEEVDMEAFMKHVVNKVKVPLVIDSTDEKVIEKALSYSQGKVIINSINLEDGEDRFKEVLPLVQKYGAAVVVGTIDETGMAVTAERKLEIAKRSRDILVEEYNLNPSDIIFDPLVFPIGTGDEQYIGSAKETIEGIRLIKQHLPDCQTILGISNVSFGLPPVGREVLNAVYLYHCTKAGLDYAIVNTEKLERYASIAQEEIDQADELLFKTTDETLANFTAFYRGKKKEVKVPTETMTLEERLAHYVVEGTKEGLLPDLEEALQKYDAPLGIINGPLMDGMAEVGRLFNDNQLIVAEVLQSAEVMKTSVAFLEPHMEKQDSSNKKGKVLLATVKGDVHDIGKNLVEIILSNNGFEVVDLGIKVTPSDLIKQVQSEKPDIIGLSGLLVKSAQQMVLTAQDLKQQKISLPILVGGAALSRKFTNTKISPEYEGPVLYAKDAMDGLSLSNQLSNEDSREKLLDDHKKKQEKALLRNSVQTPSAEGGTAVAVKPKSTVSTTVPVFHPHDFEKHIIRDYPVAQIEPFINMQMLIGHHLGLKGRFSKLLEEKNEKAVRLKEVVDGLLTKAKVEKWIRPSAIYQFFPAQSDGDDVLIYDQNDETTVIERFTFPRQPKEPFLCLADYLRSVSSGEMDYVGFFSVTAGKGIRQRAVELKDNGQYLESHALQALALETAEGLAEHIHQLMRDKWGFPDPTDFTMQERFSAKYQGQRYSFGYPACPDLEDQKKLFQLIRPEDIGVELTDGFMMEPEASVTAMVFAHPEARYFNVH, via the coding sequence ATGGGATCCACATTATTTGAAGAACAACTAGCTAAGAAAATACTCGTCTTGGATGGAGCGATGGGGACGATGCTTCAGCAAGCCGACCTTTCTGCCGAAGACTTTGGCGGAGAAGCTTATGATGGCTGTAACGAATACCTGAACCTCACTTACCCTTCTCTTTTAGACTCCATTCATGCGGCTTATCTGGAAGCAGGAGCAGATATCATAGAAACAAACACATTCGGGGCGACAGACCTCGTTTTGGATGAATACGACCTCGGATACTTAGCTGAGGAAATCAATATAAAGGCCGCACAAATCGCAAAAGAAGTGGCCAGCCGCTATTCCACTCCTGAGCAGCCCAGGTTCGTTGCGGGAGCGATGGGTCCTACGACGAAAACATTATCCGTAACAGGCGGCACTACCTTTGAAGCTCTTAAAAATTCTTACGAAGAGCAGGCAAGAGGTCTGATCAAAGGCGGGGTTGACCTTCTTTTGTTAGAAACCTCCCAGGATATGCTCAATGTGAAGGCCGCATTCCTCGGAATCACAGCAGCGAAGGAATCTTTGAACGCGAATCCCCCTCTCATCATCTCTGGAACAATCGAGCCGATGGGGACGACTCTGGCTGGACAGAATATCGAAGCCTTCTATTTATCACTGGAACATATGAAACCAGCGGTAGTAGGTCTGAATTGTGCGACTGGTCCAGAGTTTATGCGGGATCACTTAAGGTCGTTGTCCGACTTGGCGACAACGAATGTAAGTTGCTACCCTAACGCCGGTTTGCCAGATGAAGAAGGAAATTATCATGAAACGCCAGAATCACTCGCTACTAAAGTGGCCGGTTTTGCCGAAAAAGGCTGGCTGAATGTCGTTGGAGGCTGCTGCGGGACAACGCCCGAACACATTCGCGCTATTGCTGATGCTGTTCGACCACTGACTCCAAGAACTGCCCCTGCTTCTCATCCTCATGCCGTAGCAGGGATTGAACCGTTTATCTATGATGACAAAGACAGTCGCCCTATTCTTGTCGGAGAACGTACAAACGTGATCGGTTCACGCAAATTTAAGCGTCTGATAGCAGAAGAAAAATTTGAAGAAGCTTCTGAGGTTGCACGTGCTCAAGTGAAAAAAGGGGCTCATGTCATCGATATTTGCCTCGCTGACCCGGACCGCGATGAAGAAGTCGATATGGAAGCTTTTATGAAGCATGTGGTCAATAAGGTGAAGGTTCCCCTTGTCATCGATTCGACAGATGAAAAAGTCATTGAAAAAGCTCTCTCTTATTCACAAGGAAAAGTAATTATTAACTCGATCAACTTAGAAGATGGCGAGGATCGCTTTAAAGAAGTACTCCCTTTAGTCCAAAAATATGGAGCTGCCGTAGTCGTAGGAACGATCGACGAAACAGGTATGGCGGTAACCGCAGAAAGAAAACTAGAAATTGCGAAGCGTTCCCGGGATATTCTCGTCGAGGAGTACAACCTCAACCCTTCGGATATTATTTTTGACCCGCTCGTATTCCCAATCGGTACTGGGGATGAACAGTACATCGGATCTGCAAAAGAGACAATTGAAGGCATCAGGCTGATTAAACAACACCTTCCTGACTGCCAGACCATTTTAGGAATTAGTAATGTCTCATTCGGCCTTCCTCCAGTGGGTAGAGAAGTATTGAATGCCGTCTACCTCTATCACTGTACAAAAGCAGGGTTAGACTACGCGATCGTCAATACTGAAAAGCTTGAGCGATATGCATCGATTGCTCAAGAAGAAATCGATCAAGCGGACGAACTGCTTTTCAAAACAACAGATGAAACGCTCGCAAACTTCACAGCCTTTTATCGCGGGAAGAAAAAAGAAGTCAAGGTGCCTACGGAAACGATGACACTTGAAGAACGCCTTGCCCACTACGTCGTTGAGGGTACAAAGGAAGGACTTCTTCCTGACCTAGAAGAAGCACTCCAAAAATACGATGCTCCATTAGGCATCATTAATGGACCGTTGATGGATGGCATGGCTGAAGTCGGAAGGTTATTTAACGATAACCAGTTAATCGTCGCAGAAGTTCTTCAAAGTGCTGAAGTAATGAAAACGTCTGTGGCTTTTCTCGAGCCACATATGGAGAAGCAGGATTCTTCTAATAAAAAAGGAAAAGTGCTGCTTGCGACTGTTAAGGGAGATGTTCATGATATCGGAAAGAACCTTGTGGAAATCATCCTTAGCAACAACGGATTTGAAGTTGTCGACCTCGGTATCAAGGTCACACCATCTGATTTGATTAAACAAGTCCAAAGTGAAAAGCCGGATATTATCGGCTTATCAGGATTACTCGTAAAATCCGCTCAGCAAATGGTTTTAACAGCACAAGATTTAAAGCAGCAGAAAATCTCATTGCCGATCTTAGTCGGCGGTGCTGCTTTGTCCCGAAAGTTTACAAACACGAAAATTTCGCCGGAATATGAAGGTCCGGTTTTATATGCGAAAGATGCGATGGATGGGCTCTCTTTATCCAATCAGCTGAGTAACGAAGACAGCAGAGAAAAACTGCTGGATGACCATAAAAAGAAACAGGAAAAAGCTCTATTACGTAATTCTGTGCAAACACCATCTGCAGAAGGAGGTACAGCCGTCGCTGTAAAACCAAAGTCAACCGTTTCAACAACGGTTCCTGTTTTTCATCCTCATGATTTCGAGAAGCACATCATTAGAGATTACCCTGTTGCTCAAATCGAGCCTTTTATCAATATGCAAATGTTAATTGGTCATCATCTTGGGTTAAAAGGCAGATTTTCGAAGCTATTAGAAGAGAAAAATGAGAAAGCTGTACGTTTGAAAGAAGTTGTTGATGGGTTATTGACGAAGGCAAAAGTGGAGAAATGGATCCGACCTTCAGCTATTTATCAATTCTTTCCTGCTCAATCAGACGGAGATGATGTCCTCATTTATGACCAAAATGACGAAACGACCGTCATTGAGCGCTTCACCTTCCCTAGACAACCGAAGGAACCTTTCCTCTGTCTAGCAGACTATTTGCGCTCTGTTTCAAGCGGGGAAATGGATTACGTTGGTTTCTTTTCCGTCACTGCTGGAAAAGGAATTCGTCAGCGAGCAGTAGAGCTAAAAGACAACGGTCAGTACTTGGAAAGTCATGCTTTGCAGGCTCTTGCTCTCGAGACCGCTGAAGGATTAGCCGAACATATCCATCAGCTGATGAGGGATAAGTGGGGCTTTCCTGATCCGACTGATTTCACGATGCAGGAAAGATTCTCTGCCAAGTACCAGGGCCAGAGATATTCCTTCGGTTATCCAGCTTGTCCGGACCTGGAGGACCAAAAGAAACTCTTCCAGCTGATTCGACCGGAAGATATCGGTGTAGAATTGACAGATGGTTTTATGATGGAGCCGGAAGCATCCGTAACTGCCATGGTATTCGCACACCCAGAAGCCCGCTACTTTAATGTCCATTAG
- a CDS encoding NAD(P)/FAD-dependent oxidoreductase: protein MSEVFDVTIIGGGTTGMYAAFYSGMRDLKTKVIEYQPDFGGKVSFFYPEKKIYDVGGFPGVTGEELVTQVKDQANLVEPVMVQGEKIQSIEKLEDGSFRLINKNGGEHLSKAIIIASGMGTFDMQPLQVEGSETYKKEQVHYTIQNLKQYEEKKVVVISQSRVGIDWSLALENIADEVHLINRGEEFKAVYEHDMDQLKDSSVKVHLIQEVEKLHGDGHTMTSLTMKDGTELKVDHILVYEGLNIEKSMYAEWGLETEKGRIPVGTDMCSTIEGIFVAGDAAIYPSKTMLIATGFTEAMAAVNSAAMYLDPRAKSQVYSTVIYKYADQ, encoded by the coding sequence ATGAGTGAAGTGTTTGATGTAACGATCATTGGAGGTGGCACAACGGGGATGTATGCTGCTTTTTACAGTGGAATGCGCGATTTGAAAACGAAAGTCATCGAGTACCAGCCGGACTTTGGAGGAAAAGTATCTTTTTTCTACCCTGAGAAAAAAATTTATGATGTTGGCGGTTTTCCAGGAGTGACTGGGGAAGAGCTGGTAACACAGGTGAAAGACCAAGCGAACCTTGTTGAACCGGTTATGGTACAAGGGGAAAAGATTCAGTCAATTGAGAAACTGGAAGACGGCAGCTTTCGATTGATAAATAAAAATGGAGGGGAACACCTCTCTAAAGCTATAATCATCGCCTCAGGAATGGGTACATTTGATATGCAGCCCCTTCAAGTAGAGGGCAGCGAAACCTACAAGAAGGAGCAGGTCCACTATACAATCCAAAATTTGAAGCAGTATGAAGAGAAGAAGGTAGTGGTCATATCTCAGAGCCGTGTCGGAATCGACTGGTCTCTTGCCTTAGAAAATATTGCTGATGAAGTTCATTTAATCAATCGCGGTGAAGAGTTCAAAGCCGTATATGAGCATGACATGGATCAGTTGAAAGACTCTTCTGTAAAGGTTCATCTAATTCAGGAGGTAGAGAAGCTTCACGGGGACGGCCATACAATGACAAGTCTGACTATGAAGGATGGGACTGAGTTAAAAGTAGATCACATCCTCGTTTATGAAGGCTTAAACATCGAAAAAAGCATGTATGCTGAATGGGGACTCGAAACAGAAAAAGGTCGGATTCCTGTCGGTACGGATATGTGCTCGACTATAGAGGGGATTTTTGTTGCTGGTGATGCCGCTATTTACCCAAGCAAAACCATGCTGATTGCTACTGGTTTTACGGAAGCCATGGCAGCGGTCAATAGTGCAGCCATGTACCTGGATCCCAGGGCAAAATCGCAAGTGTATAGTACAGTCATCTATAAATATGCAGATCAATGA
- a CDS encoding PadR family transcriptional regulator translates to MLRDFFLGSIKIHILYHADVEPIYGAYLIEELASHGYEISPGTLYPTLKSLHANGLLHKYEETVHGKIRKYYTITDKGRQVLEEGKQQVRELAQEVLEDDWRKD, encoded by the coding sequence ATGCTTCGTGATTTCTTTCTAGGTTCCATCAAGATTCATATTCTTTATCATGCCGATGTGGAACCTATTTATGGAGCTTATTTAATCGAAGAACTCGCCTCCCATGGCTACGAGATCAGTCCTGGCACGCTTTACCCAACATTGAAAAGTCTTCATGCCAATGGGCTGCTTCATAAATATGAAGAAACCGTTCATGGGAAAATCCGTAAGTACTACACAATTACAGACAAAGGACGCCAAGTCCTTGAAGAAGGCAAGCAGCAAGTCAGAGAGCTTGCTCAGGAAGTTTTAGAAGATGATTGGAGGAAAGATTAA
- the chrA gene encoding chromate efflux transporter, which yields MDKPKGSLLEIFKASTKLGFTSFGGPVAHLAYFKDEYIDRRKWLDDKTYADIIALCQFLPGPASSQVGISIGMLRGGLLGGFISWIGFTVPSILVLILFALMYQTYDIGDAPFIHSLKVVAAAVVLHALIGLGKKLTPDRPRIAIALASALILLLYPSAWMQIIVILAAGLLGLKLFSGLAQSKIQPFPVTFSKKAGMISLSVLVTLLITLPIIARNTDNLLIQLFDTFFRVGSLVFGGGHVVLPMLEREVVPTGWLTANEFLAGYGMAQAVPGPLFTFSSYLGTMIEGVVGAVVATAGIFLPSFLFLIAALPFLNELRKRPAFQGILTGVNASVVGILLAAFYDPVIVSSILDGYDFALAAILFALLHFFKVPAWAIVLIGVAGGTILSYL from the coding sequence ATGGACAAGCCAAAGGGATCTTTACTAGAGATATTCAAAGCATCTACGAAACTTGGATTCACCTCATTTGGCGGGCCGGTGGCTCACCTTGCCTATTTTAAAGATGAATATATTGATAGAAGAAAGTGGCTGGATGATAAGACTTATGCGGATATCATCGCATTGTGCCAATTCCTTCCCGGGCCTGCCAGCAGTCAGGTCGGTATCTCCATCGGTATGCTGCGCGGTGGATTGCTAGGCGGATTTATCTCGTGGATTGGATTCACAGTCCCTTCTATTTTAGTGCTCATCCTTTTCGCACTTATGTACCAAACGTATGATATCGGTGACGCACCGTTTATTCACAGTCTTAAAGTGGTTGCCGCTGCGGTTGTCTTGCATGCCTTAATTGGTCTTGGAAAGAAATTGACCCCGGACCGGCCTCGCATTGCCATAGCACTCGCCTCGGCGTTAATCCTCTTGTTATACCCTTCTGCCTGGATGCAAATCATAGTAATTCTTGCTGCAGGACTGTTGGGATTAAAACTGTTCTCAGGTTTAGCTCAATCTAAAATTCAGCCATTCCCTGTCACTTTTTCAAAAAAAGCGGGGATGATATCACTCAGCGTTTTAGTAACTCTATTAATAACACTGCCGATTATCGCAAGGAATACCGACAACCTACTCATTCAATTGTTTGATACATTCTTCCGTGTCGGCTCTCTAGTATTCGGCGGCGGACACGTAGTCCTCCCAATGCTTGAACGAGAAGTTGTCCCGACTGGTTGGCTGACAGCAAATGAATTTCTAGCCGGATATGGAATGGCGCAGGCAGTGCCTGGCCCCTTATTCACTTTTTCCAGTTATCTTGGAACGATGATCGAAGGTGTAGTTGGAGCTGTTGTGGCAACGGCAGGGATCTTCCTTCCCTCTTTCCTTTTCTTAATTGCAGCTCTGCCTTTCTTAAATGAACTTAGGAAAAGGCCAGCATTCCAAGGAATTTTGACCGGAGTAAATGCGAGTGTGGTAGGAATCCTGCTTGCTGCTTTTTATGATCCTGTCATCGTAAGTTCTATCCTTGATGGGTATGATTTTGCATTAGCCGCCATCTTATTTGCCTTGTTACACTTTTTCAAAGTTCCTGCGTGGGCGATTGTGCTCATTGGTGTTGCAGGCGGAACAATTCTATCCTATTTGTAG
- a CDS encoding bifunctional diguanylate cyclase/phosphodiesterase, which produces MAEEQSRYSRLAEITKLINMKLDLREVLQHVVTAISEEIMRCDSVGIYLPQEDGTFRGYVGKPEVINGMTLDMHVVDPEYDLLMKEVIETRTSIYIPDTSKDSRPDKRAVEAFKIKSLLVSPIYYEQELYGLVYLFDYGIPMNLTQSEIESVEAYVNMAAVAIRNANNLTRKQALIEEKQLLLNVTRDLSLCSSLQEALDRCFYYLGKVLNNQNIGAHFVDPFAERQIRPASLSKDSDWTEEEWMETHYELKVDHTKDRLFKEVIDTKQSVMVPDVSIDERVNQDACRGFGIQAMYMIPLVAVGEVLGTITVVNLKEKGYAFSRSAMQLAESIVDATAPVLSNLIYMEKQELIIQQRTSELRQKNKELEGAFTELKQISQEKELILNSAGEGIFGMDLKGKITFSNPSATELLGYDYEDEVIGLCFYSIVKSELLTGDQPYDFSSYEKSKKDRSQTDEYFIRKNGELFPVEYVITPQRQGDMTVGSVITFKDVTTRKQMEEKIRYHAYYDSITNIPNRVLFQDRLIQALTFSEMHNRSMAILFLDLDRFKKINDTFGHGFGDSVLKEVAHRLKKVIPKEATVSRQGGDEFIILLPSVDGQDEAIHCAKEILNAFSNPFMINNQEIAIKTSIGISLYPDNGVTAETLVKHADVAMYKAKEMTGNQYQVYTPDIENRSLETIRLENDLYKALDQGNEFTLYYQPKFDVRSNTIIGVEALIRWQHPSLGLLPPKDFIPLAEETGLISKLGEWVLEESCRQMKEWYVDGLTNLSVSANLSPQQFKQNDLISIVKRILDETGLPPQNLELELTENLIIHNTEKTLSMIQALKKLGVKISIDDFGTGFSSLGYLKDFPVDTLKIDKTFIDDITINDNNAAITNTIITLARSLQLNVIAEGVETKEQVDFLEHNGCYLIQGFYFSRPVLPDQFVEKYTKISNKKG; this is translated from the coding sequence ATGGCTGAAGAACAAAGCAGATATTCTCGTCTTGCAGAAATCACCAAGCTGATCAATATGAAGCTTGATTTACGCGAAGTCCTACAACACGTTGTCACAGCCATATCCGAAGAAATCATGCGTTGCGATTCAGTCGGAATTTACTTACCCCAGGAAGACGGAACGTTTAGAGGGTATGTAGGGAAGCCAGAAGTGATTAACGGGATGACACTAGATATGCACGTCGTCGATCCTGAATATGACCTACTGATGAAAGAAGTCATTGAAACACGTACTTCCATTTACATTCCCGATACATCCAAAGATAGCCGCCCGGACAAACGTGCGGTGGAAGCTTTTAAAATCAAATCATTACTCGTTTCTCCTATCTATTACGAACAAGAGCTTTACGGTCTTGTTTACTTGTTTGATTACGGCATTCCGATGAATCTCACCCAATCAGAGATTGAGTCTGTGGAAGCTTACGTAAATATGGCTGCTGTCGCCATCAGGAATGCGAACAACTTGACCAGGAAACAAGCACTGATCGAAGAAAAACAGTTGTTATTGAATGTAACTCGCGACCTCTCTTTATGTTCATCTTTACAAGAAGCGCTGGACCGCTGTTTCTATTACTTAGGAAAAGTATTGAATAATCAAAACATAGGTGCACACTTTGTCGATCCTTTTGCTGAACGGCAGATCAGACCTGCAAGCTTGAGTAAGGATAGTGACTGGACAGAAGAGGAATGGATGGAGACTCATTATGAGTTGAAAGTAGATCATACGAAAGACAGGCTTTTTAAAGAAGTCATTGATACGAAACAATCGGTTATGGTTCCAGACGTCTCCATAGATGAGCGCGTCAACCAGGACGCTTGCAGAGGGTTTGGAATTCAAGCGATGTATATGATTCCTCTCGTTGCTGTCGGAGAGGTTCTTGGAACCATCACCGTGGTGAACTTGAAGGAAAAAGGCTACGCGTTCTCACGCTCAGCTATGCAGTTAGCCGAATCCATTGTCGATGCTACCGCCCCAGTGTTATCCAACTTAATCTATATGGAAAAACAAGAATTAATCATCCAGCAGCGAACGTCTGAATTACGGCAGAAGAATAAGGAGCTTGAAGGGGCTTTTACGGAACTTAAACAAATAAGCCAGGAAAAAGAATTGATTTTGAATTCAGCAGGAGAAGGCATCTTCGGTATGGATCTCAAAGGAAAGATTACTTTTTCCAACCCTTCAGCTACCGAACTTCTTGGGTATGACTATGAAGATGAAGTGATCGGCTTATGTTTTTATTCCATCGTAAAATCAGAGCTGTTGACGGGAGATCAACCTTATGATTTTTCTTCCTACGAAAAAAGTAAAAAAGATCGTTCTCAAACCGATGAATACTTTATCCGAAAAAACGGTGAGCTCTTCCCCGTGGAATACGTGATTACGCCTCAACGACAAGGAGATATGACGGTCGGCTCTGTAATCACGTTTAAAGATGTGACGACCCGCAAGCAAATGGAGGAAAAGATTCGATACCATGCGTATTACGACAGTATTACTAACATTCCTAACCGTGTTCTATTCCAGGATCGTCTGATTCAAGCCTTAACATTTTCCGAAATGCATAACAGATCTATGGCGATTTTGTTTCTTGATTTAGACCGCTTCAAAAAAATCAACGATACGTTTGGTCATGGGTTCGGAGACTCTGTCCTGAAGGAAGTCGCCCACCGCCTGAAAAAGGTTATTCCAAAAGAAGCGACAGTTTCAAGGCAAGGAGGAGACGAATTCATCATCCTGCTTCCAAGTGTAGATGGACAGGATGAAGCGATTCATTGTGCAAAGGAAATTCTTAATGCTTTTTCCAATCCTTTTATGATTAACAATCAAGAGATTGCCATTAAAACAAGCATTGGAATCAGCCTCTATCCAGACAACGGAGTCACTGCGGAAACACTTGTAAAACACGCAGACGTCGCCATGTACAAAGCAAAAGAAATGACAGGAAATCAGTATCAAGTTTATACCCCTGACATTGAGAACCGTTCCCTGGAAACCATTCGACTGGAAAACGACTTGTACAAAGCACTGGATCAAGGAAATGAATTTACGCTTTACTATCAGCCTAAATTCGATGTACGTTCGAACACCATCATTGGAGTTGAAGCTCTCATACGTTGGCAGCATCCTTCTCTTGGACTGCTTCCTCCTAAAGATTTTATTCCTCTTGCTGAGGAAACAGGCTTGATCTCTAAACTTGGGGAATGGGTGTTGGAAGAGTCCTGCAGGCAAATGAAAGAATGGTACGTCGATGGCTTAACTAACCTTTCTGTATCAGCTAACTTATCTCCTCAGCAATTTAAACAAAATGATCTGATCAGTATTGTCAAGAGGATTTTAGACGAGACAGGTCTTCCACCTCAGAACCTTGAACTAGAACTTACGGAAAATTTGATCATCCATAATACTGAAAAAACATTATCTATGATTCAAGCTTTGAAAAAACTTGGGGTCAAAATATCCATTGATGATTTTGGGACAGGATTTTCTTCGCTTGGATACTTAAAGGATTTTCCAGTCGACACTTTGAAAATAGATAAAACCTTCATCGATGACATTACCATCAATGACAATAACGCAGCCATTACGAATACGATTATTACGTTAGCTAGAAGCCTTCAGCTCAATGTCATAGCGGAGGGTGTAGAAACAAAAGAACAAGTAGACTTCCTTGAGCATAACGGCTGCTATCTTATTCAAGGGTTTTACTTCAGTCGTCCTGTACTGCCTGACCAGTTTGTTGAGAAGTACACTAAAATATCTAATAAAAAGGGGTAA